Proteins encoded in a region of the Zea mays cultivar B73 chromosome 2, Zm-B73-REFERENCE-NAM-5.0, whole genome shotgun sequence genome:
- the LOC100501175 gene encoding uncharacterized protein LOC100501175: MMEEGAPDLRELVRLPDVLVVCSSTGWTDEKHMLYLRLLEETFVHQLHGSGCIFKGLFNCSPRYCRQMKSSKQIVKYTTPGQGCAIVEGGKVKSCIKAEHVESPSCCGNQQDEKVRSLEDNASTTKPMEKATSHARAASPGQASTCYVGKHRHSPSRSAEGSDQNFDEETQGTGESKHEYNPKRLKSADGTRDHQVVNAEAHQVGCLDVSDKNSENFSASSKVLAASLDVEAGSPSGDCKDHGPKG, from the exons ATGATGGAGGAGGGGGCGCCCGATCTGCGAGAGCTCGTGCGCCTGCCG GATGTTCTCGTGGTATGCTCATCTACTGGATGGACAGATGAAAAGCACATGCTTTATCTTCGATTATTGGAAGAAACATTTGTGCACCAATTACATGGAAGTGGTTGCATTTTTAAGGGACTGTTTAATTGCTCTCCAAGATATTGTAGGCAAATGAAATCATCTAAGCAAATTGTTAAATACACTACGCCTGGTCAG GGGTGTGCCATAGTTGAGGGTGGCAAAGTCAAGTCCTGCATAAAGGCTGAGCATGTTGAGTCACCTTCCTGTTGTGGAAATCAGCAAGATGAAAAAGTTCGTTCCCTGGAAGATAATGCATCAACCACTAAGCCCATGGAAAAAGCCACTTCCCATGCAAGGGCAGCAAGCCCAGGACAAGCTTCCACGTGCTATGTTGGCAAACACAGACATTCTCCTTCCAGAAGTGCAG AGGGGTCGGATCAGAACTTTGATGAGGAAACCCAAGGGACTGGAGAATCAAAACATGAATACAACCCGAAGCGACTGAAATCTGCTGATGGCACAAGGGATCATCAG GTTGTGAATGCAGAAGCTCATCAGGTGGGCTGCCTTGATGTGAGTGACAAAAATAGCGAGAACTTCAGTGCATCGTCAAAAGTGCTTGCTGCATCACTTGATGTTGAAGCTGGGTCTCCCTCCGGCGACTGCAAGGATCATGGACCAAAAGGATAA